One genomic segment of bacterium includes these proteins:
- a CDS encoding phosphodiester glycosidase family protein translates to MAFVAALFAVSLLAAAVVPLLAVRDARRGWRTLEPGLDWGLFPVGRTPAYGDGLLRVLRVDLTKFDLKLVMASAVPEKPRLSVGEWRRRGRYVAAINGGMFQEDRLTSVGLMKARGHVNNPRVSSQRAVLAFDRLRAEAPPAQIIDRDAQPFEDLARDYGTLVQSIRMVALDGRNVWEPQADAASVAAFGFDRAGRALFIFCQSPAPVHDVADALRRLPLDLRNAMYLEGGPTAQFSLEAGDQQLDFSGLYESGSFGEGRRADAVPIPNVIAVQRRVRR, encoded by the coding sequence GTGGCGTTCGTCGCCGCGCTCTTCGCCGTCTCGCTGCTCGCCGCGGCCGTCGTGCCGCTCCTCGCCGTGCGCGACGCGCGGCGCGGCTGGCGGACCCTCGAGCCGGGGCTCGACTGGGGGCTGTTCCCGGTCGGCCGCACCCCGGCCTACGGCGACGGGCTGCTCCGCGTGCTGCGGGTCGATCTGACCAAGTTCGACCTGAAGCTGGTCATGGCCTCGGCGGTTCCGGAGAAGCCGCGGCTGTCGGTCGGCGAGTGGCGGCGGCGGGGGCGGTACGTCGCGGCGATCAACGGCGGGATGTTCCAGGAGGACCGCCTGACCAGCGTCGGGCTGATGAAGGCCCGCGGGCACGTCAACAACCCGCGCGTGAGCTCGCAGCGCGCCGTGCTGGCGTTCGACCGGCTGCGCGCGGAGGCGCCGCCGGCGCAGATCATCGACCGCGACGCGCAGCCGTTCGAGGATCTGGCGAGGGACTACGGCACGCTCGTGCAGAGCATCCGGATGGTCGCGCTCGACGGGCGCAACGTCTGGGAGCCGCAGGCCGACGCGGCGAGCGTGGCGGCGTTCGGCTTCGACCGCGCGGGGCGCGCGCTGTTCATCTTCTGCCAGTCGCCGGCGCCGGTGCACGACGTCGCCGACGCGCTGCGCCGGCTGCCGCTGGACTTGCGGAACGCGATGTACCTCGAGGGGGGGCCGACGGCGCAGTTCTCGCTGGAGGCCGGCGACCAGCAGCTCGACTTTTCGGGGCTGTACGAGTCGGGTTCCTTCGGGGAGGGCCGACGCGCCGACGCGGTTCCAATCCCGAACGTCATCGCCGTGCAGCGCCGCGTCCGGCGATGA